One Falco naumanni isolate bFalNau1 chromosome 13, bFalNau1.pat, whole genome shotgun sequence DNA segment encodes these proteins:
- the P2RY1 gene encoding P2Y purinoceptor 1 gives MTEVLFSAALNGTEPNLLSSSSWSAGNTTTKCSLTKTGFQFYYLPTVYILVFITGFLGNSVAIWMFVFHMRPWSGISVYMFNLALADFLYVLTLPALIFYYFNKTDWIFGDIMCKLQRFIFHVNLYGSILFLTCISVHRYTGVVHPLKSLGRLKKKNAVYISTLVWVIVVAVISPILFYSGTGIRKNKTTTCYDTTADDYLRSYFVYSMCTTVFMFCIPFILILGCYGLIVKALIYKDLDNSPLRRKSIYLVIIVLTVFAVSYLPFHVMKTLNLRARVDFQTPQMCAFNDKVYATYQVTRGLASLNSCVDPILYFLAGDTFRRRLSRATRKSSRRSEHNVQSKSEEMTLNILSEYKQNGDTSL, from the coding sequence ATGACTGAAGtcctcttctctgctgctttgaatgGAACTGAGCCCAACTTGTtatccagcagcagctggtctGCAGGAAACACCACCACCAAGTGTTCCCTGACCAAAACTGGCTTCCAGTTCTATTACCTGCCCACCGTCTACATTCTGGTCTTCATCACCGGGTTTTTGGGCAACAGCGTGGCCATCTGGATGTTTGTCTTCCACATGAGGCCTTGGAGCGGCATCTCGGTTTACATGTTCAACTTGGCACTGGCCGATTTCTTGTATGTCTTGACTCTGCCCGCCCTCATCTTTTACTACTTCAATAAAACAGACTGGATCTTCGGAGATATCATGTGCAAGCTGCAGAGGTTCATCTTCCACGTGAACCTGTACGgcagtattttgtttctaacaTGCATAAGCGTGCACAGGTACACGGGAGTGGTGCACCCCTTGAAGTCGCTGGGGAGGCTGAAGAAGAAGAACGCAGTGTACATCAGCACCCTGGTCTGGGTCATTGTGGTGGCTGTGATTTCTCCAATACTCTTCTACTCGGGAACAGggataagaaaaaataaaaccacgACGTGCTATGACACAACAGCTGATGATTACCTGAGAAGTTACTTCGTTTACAGCATGTGCACCACGGTGTTTATGTTCTGCATCCCTTTCATACTGATTCTTGGTTGCTATGGGCTCATTGTGAAAGCTTTGATTTACAAAGATTTGGACAATTCTCCTCTCAGGAGAAAGTCGATTTACCTGGTTATTATTGTGTTGACAGTCTTTGCTGTGTCTTATCTTCCCTTCCATGTGATGAAGACCTTAAATCTAAGAGCCAGAGTGGATTTTCAGACTCCACAAATGTGTGCCTTCAATGATAAGGTTTATGCCACTTACCAAGTGACGAGGGGTCTGGCCAGCCTTAACAGCTGCGTCGACCCTATTCTTTACTTTCTGGCAGGTGATACCTTTCGAAGGCGGCTTTCCAGGGCTACCAGGAAATCGTCCAGAAGAAGTGAACACAACGTGCAGTCCAAAAGCGAGGAAATGACTCTCAATATTTTATCAGAGTATAAACAGAATGGAGATACCAGTTTgtga